TTTCCAGCAAGGGGATAAGAAAATGCGTTTATACTTTCCTATACGTGAACAAAATAAAGGAAAAGCCGGTTCTTCCATCTCAGGTCATCCATCCAGTCAAATATTTTCGATTTGGTTGACGACGTTTTTTTAACCAGAGACGCAAACTTAGCTTTCAACCACATATAAGGGATTAAAAACGTTATAAGATTTATAAATCTATTGAAAATGTTATAAATCAATCTATCAAATTAGAAATGCCAGTTTTTTAATTGGATTGGATTTTCTCCGCTACACAAATCCTTAAGTTGCGAAAAATTTATATACTATTAAATCAAATGTTTTTGCGGAGCATGGTTTAGATTGTAATGGACAAATTCCGGATTATCGGAATTCATGATGATTATTCGAGCAAAGATTTAACCAGTCTCCTGAAATAGCTACGGTCTGTTAAAGGAGGATGAATGATGGGTACGATCATGAAAGTTTCATTGGTAGGTGCAGAACTGGAGGAGAACCTTGGTCTGCGTTACATAGCATCAGAATTGGAGTCCAGAGGACATATCGTTGATATAGTCCCATTCAATTCAGAGTATGATATCCCACATGCCGTAAAGCAGGTGACAGGGTTTGCCCCGCAGATTACCGGTTTATCGATGGTATTTACAAGCCGTGCTCGAGAGTTCTGTCATCTTGCCCGGGCACTTAGAGACAGCGGCTACACTGGTCACATTAACGCCGGGGGACATTTTGCTGCTTTGAATTGCCAGAGTCTGCTCAAAGATTTTCAAGCATTTGACTCGGTCGCACTTGGTGAAGGCGAATATATACTCAGTGCTCTGGCAGATAATCTTGATAAGCCATCCCGGGTGCATGGTTTATGTTACCGACGAAACAATGGTTCAGTTGAGATCAACCCCTCTACAGGCAACCCCGATAACCTGAATGCGTTACCATTCCCAAAACGAACAACATTCCACGAGTATTTCGGCAAACCCATTGCCAGTATCTTAAGCAGTAGAGGATGCTGGCGCAACTGTGCCTTTTGCAGCATCAATGCCTGGTACAAAAGCGGTGGTGGAAAGAAGTTTCGAATTCGGAGCGTAGAGAATATCGTAGCAGAGATGAAAGAACTCTACTTTAGTTATGGCATCAGGATATTTAACTTCCAGGACGACAATTTCTTTCTCTCAAACCATATAGATGCCCTTCATCGTTTTGAAGCGCTGCGAGATGAGCTACATAAGGAAGGAGTGCATGGAATTGCTATTGCTATCAAAGCTCGACCTGATAGCATTACCAAAGAATCAATCCAGGTGCTGGATGACCTGGGATTATTCCGGGTATTCCTGGGAGTGGAAAACGCATCAGAGAATGGATTGCGAAAATTGAATCGCAAGTGTTCCATTGACCATATTCTGAATGCTCTTCGGATACTCAATGATTTCGATGTGCACATCGCCTACAACCTGTTAATGTTTGAACCTGACACGGTGTTGGAGGATGTCTTGATTAACCTGCGTTTCATGGAACGGCATATAGAAAATCCGTTCAACTTCTGCCGTGCAGAGGCGTACGCTGGAACAGGTTTGGAGGCGAAACTGCTGGCTGAAGGTGGATTGTTGGGTGATTACTTTGGGTTTGATTACAGACTTAAAGATCCAGGTTCTGAGGCTTTTCATCAGATCGCCAACTATGCCTTCTTTGATCGTAATTTCAGCGATTCCGGATTGCATTATTTCAATATGCAGGTGGATTTCTATTTCCAACTGTTGCGACGCTTTCATCCAGAAGTTCTGAGTCAAACACTGCGCGGAACAGTACGTAATTTCATCAAACAGACAAATCTGGATACTTACCAGTGCTTGTGCCAAATATATGATTTTGTGGCTGTTATCGACCCCAGCGATCATTCATCAATTCGGAGATTTGCAAGAGAGATGCGGGAAATTGTGGATGAAAGAAGTGTTGAGCTTCATGATCAAGGTGAGAACATTCTGCGCTGGCTGAACGATGCATATGGACGCAGAGGCAAAGGTGTAGAATCCAGGGTTGAGATGCCTTTCCAGGGATACGAACCACTTTCAAATAGGGGCTTTGATAGCTCATGGGAGTTTGCAGGGGCTGGGACCACAGAAGCTGCCAGTTTAGACTTATTCGGGAATACGCTATCAGCAATACCTTATAATGTATTTAAGGACCGGATGATTCATCAAAATGAAAAATAAGGGGTGATAAAAAAATAATATACAGACCCAGAAGCATACACTATGACCCATAAAAATTGGTTAACCTATTGTTACTGACTTAAAGAATATAAATACCAGATTAAGCAAAATTATACATAGAGTAAAATTGGAGGAATATTATGAAAGAAGAAAAG
This portion of the Methanosarcinales archaeon genome encodes:
- a CDS encoding B12-binding domain-containing radical SAM protein, whose translation is MMGTIMKVSLVGAELEENLGLRYIASELESRGHIVDIVPFNSEYDIPHAVKQVTGFAPQITGLSMVFTSRAREFCHLARALRDSGYTGHINAGGHFAALNCQSLLKDFQAFDSVALGEGEYILSALADNLDKPSRVHGLCYRRNNGSVEINPSTGNPDNLNALPFPKRTTFHEYFGKPIASILSSRGCWRNCAFCSINAWYKSGGGKKFRIRSVENIVAEMKELYFSYGIRIFNFQDDNFFLSNHIDALHRFEALRDELHKEGVHGIAIAIKARPDSITKESIQVLDDLGLFRVFLGVENASENGLRKLNRKCSIDHILNALRILNDFDVHIAYNLLMFEPDTVLEDVLINLRFMERHIENPFNFCRAEAYAGTGLEAKLLAEGGLLGDYFGFDYRLKDPGSEAFHQIANYAFFDRNFSDSGLHYFNMQVDFYFQLLRRFHPEVLSQTLRGTVRNFIKQTNLDTYQCLCQIYDFVAVIDPSDHSSIRRFAREMREIVDERSVELHDQGENILRWLNDAYGRRGKGVESRVEMPFQGYEPLSNRGFDSSWEFAGAGTTEAASLDLFGNTLSAIPYNVFKDRMIHQNEK